In the Halictus rubicundus isolate RS-2024b chromosome 12, iyHalRubi1_principal, whole genome shotgun sequence genome, aaatacattgggtgattggtctactcttgtacctcgtctgtgatttcACAGCGTTGTCAGCTTTATAAGTGCAATGTTGTCACATTATATTCATACAAAAACCGTCGATGCTCGCATCGAAAGcgttcgagcggtttctttcCTGTTTTCCAGAGCTGTCGAAATTCAGAGGCATATTGCTACGATAATGGGAATTTGCATAATCATTTATGGTCTCATAATAATCCAGAAATGTCTCGAATAAGACGTGAAAGCGCAAAGAAAGTGGATGGGATAAAAatgcacaatttttaatatatgaCGTCTGCTCTAAGCTGTATTCTATATGTTTAGTATAGAATGGTCAGTAACAGTTTCAATTCCCATAGATAATAGTGTGCATAGACCGTGGCGGAAGTTCCACGCATAGCTTCCCTTTCTTCCTGTCGTTGACGACAACGTTCCTCGGAATATCCCATCTGTAACGCATGGGAAGTACGATAAAATACAGTTCGGCAAATTTCACAGAGAATACCAGGTTAGAGCTTATGAAACATTACGTGTTGAAAAGCACGACGACAATCTCGTTCGAGGGCGTAACGAACGCCGTGGATTTCACCTGGATGTCATCGGTGATGGCAATCCTGGTCGAACCTCTCTCGAGGAATCTGCTGAAGTGATGCAGAGCGTAATACATTGGCTGCTTGTAGAACTCGCCGGATGTCGCGTTTATTATAATGGGCGAGTCGACGTAATTGTGGATCCAGTTCGGTCCACCGGTCTCGTCCAACGCTAGGTTCCAATCAATCCAACCAACCGACCAGTTGTTCACATACTGAAAAAGTTCATggtatacaaatattaattcttTGCAGTCGACGTTATTTCATATTTCCGGTCCAAATTTCAATTAGTTCCAATTGCTCTTTAACATGATAAATTACGCCGTGAAAACAAGATAACGAAAATTTAGAATGCAATATTGTAAGAATGCCAAAAACttttcatttattataatatatttatgtacTATAGTGCTACGCACATCCAATATGCTCGACATATATCTCTCTCCTCGATCCCACGATCCCAGGTCAACGTGTTTATTAAACGGTCCAGTTCCTATTCATATTAAATTAAGTGTGTTATTTATCTGAGAAATCCCTCGATCTGGTAACGCAGTGATCGACGTTTGTACCTGTGCATGCTTCGGTCATCAGAATGAATTTGTCCGGGAAAGCGTTGTGCGTTTGGGTTAAGACATTGGGCGAGGAAATAATATCGGCGTAAAAGTGGACAGCTACACCAGCGGCGTAATGTAACGCCATTTCGTTAGTAAAAACTTTTTCGATGAACCAAGGCAGGAAAATCCTTTGGTCGTCGAGAAGCAGGATCTTTGTATTGTTGCGCGAAGACGCTGCCAACTTTGGTCCTAAATTGTTGCCAACCCAGGCACCAACGGTTTTTGACGTCCATCCCATGCTGTTCAGCGGGTCGAACGGTATGTAGGAGTTGATTGGTTCGTTTCCAGTCGACACTGCCCATACATTGATACCATTCTTGTAGTACGCATCCAAAAATTTCAATATGTAATCGGCGTAGAGATCGTAATACTCAGTCTTCAAGAAACCTGAcgaatcattgaaaaaccattGTTATTTGCATGTCTTCTCGACATCGCAGGATCATAGCTCTACCCTTctccttctacgacgctattcccccacgcaggttcatgtgtcacaatgtcgcGTGACTAATAGGGTAATGGCAGAGAAAGGGCAACTTCAAAAGAAGGAGCGGGGTAAAGATTTTCttgttataaaaaaatacatCCTCGTCTTATTTATTAAAGAAAACTGTATAGGGATATTCTCACCGTGTCCGTTAATCTTATCGTTGCTCTTCATCCATGCTGGAGCGGACCACGCGGCGCTAACCAATAACAACTCAGGATTCAACTTTTGAGCTTGCTGAATGAAtggtattttgtaattgtaatctTCGGGTGCAAGGGAAAACTGCTTCAGAGTAAGGTCGTTGTCGTGGTCGTCGTACGTGTAGGGTTTCGTCGAAAAATCGGTACCGCCGATCGGCAAGCGACCCAACGAGTATCTGCTTCCTTCTTTGCAGTAGTATGCACTGCAAACAGTTAACCAATTCAGTATCTTTATCATTTGTAAAAAacttattctgatttaaattgAGTGTTGTGAATTACAAGACTGACTGTACGCAGGGAAcaaggttctactgtacttcgCTTTATTTTGACCGATTAAACGCTTATTACTCCGCTGTGCAACTTACCACAACAGTTTGTCCACAACAGGCTGCGACAGCTTCTTGAGTTGGATGCCAACAGAGTCAGTGAACGCGCCGCCAAACCCTAGGATCTTCTGATATTGTTCCGAGCTGTCCACGTTCAAGGTGAGCGGGCCAAATAGTGTATTTGGGCAATCGCCGAATTGTTTTTCCGAGAAGCTCATTCGTCGGCCGTCCTTCGCCGAAACATACCAGTAGAAGCTTCCGTGCACCGGCACCTTTGGATTTTGTTCCGGCGTCTCGTCACAGTAGGTTGCATTGCAAACGCACACTATCTTATCGTGACCATAACTTTTAGGAACGCAGCCGTCCGACTGACCTATGATTCACACTTCTGCATAAATATCAACCATTCTCATTTGTTCCCTCCCTCGTGTGTACATTAGCGTGGACCTTATCTTTACCTTATTAACTATGACATTTTGAACATGCGCGTTCCAGGCGCGGCACATTGAGCGCGAAGTTTTGAAATGGAAATACAGTAAATTCGATATAAGTCCCTACAAGCCTAACGTTTAAAGGTCCCTGAACTACCCACACAGCCGCGAGGTACACACCGTGAGAGGCCGCCACCGCCGAGGAGAGTAACTTAACACGGTCGGGtatgtcggtgtgagaccaggagaccaatACTAACCGTGTAGTGGACTTATATCAagaatttattgtatatttttcagtttttcatttGTGCAATTCTTGTTTGAATCAATTACGTAGCAAAAAGTATGATACAATATCCCTTGTCTTCAGTGTCCAGATAATTTCTTTGTATCAACTTCCTCCGGTCTACTCTACTGTTTGAAATACATAAGAAAACGCTGATACATACCTTCGGCCAGGAGAAGGAAGCCAAAGAACAGTACAATCTTCCACATAACTAGACGAATCGCTTTACAGCGGCACCTGTAACAACGATTGTGTCAGTATTTCTGGCAGCCAACTGTGCACGCACTCTATTTATATCCGATTATATCGCGAGGATGGCTAACACGCTCCGCCCGGACACTTATCCATCATCGTCGGCGATAACGAGAAAGTTGGCATTCTTATTGGTGCGGTCAGCCATTTTACATAATTTATGCTTGCTCCACTATTTGGAGTGTACGATGAATATATAGCGAATGGCTATGATTGATAGACTTCCAATTTTCCGGGAACTGTCCGCGATGTAGAGTCGAACAAGTGTCTTCGAACTAGTCGCTTTAGACGTTAGACGACCGAAATAAACTGATTTATGTAGAAATATTCcggaaaaatatattatatttttaatggaaaaattccGGCGGTCTAGAGGTTAACGATGTTTCGGTGCACATTACTGCAACACTATACAACATCCGGCTACTCACTCGATGGAACCCAACGTCGCTCAACCACTATGAGATGATACTAATGATTGACTACTCGGCTAGGAGAGCACTGTTATTCTTAACAGCATTCGGTCGGGTATTACGAACGTATATATGCATTGAAATATTCCGCGATAACGTCATTCGTGGAATTATCTAACCTTGGTTACAAATGGGGCGACTAATAGAGCAAACTGAACCGAGATAGCAGTGCATTTATGCACATTTGTGCATATTTTTACATGTCTTTTCGACAGTGCATATCATAAATCATCCCGTTCGAATGTTTAGAATTTGATAAATTATTGTGGTagattctttagacattctgaaataAGAGGACGCTTAAACTGTTTTGGGGTGTCAGTTTATaacctaaactgttgttgggGTGTCGTGcactccgagtgtacagtaaGACCCTGTCCCGATGAGGAGTATTACGCGCGTAAAACGTCTCTTCTGGACAGGGTCTGAAGGTTAATAATTAATACCATCCATAGTACAAGGCGTATTGATTTTCCAAGCCAGCCAACTGAATGACGGTTGGTGCACTTACAATTACCTGAATCTAGATAACGTGCCAGAGACGTGCCAATGAATGGCGGCTCGCGTATAGGCACTGTGGAACTGCAGCACCCCCTATTTCCACTTGAtgttatcgataacatttaatataataaaaagatagAAAAATCTTTGCATGGAACTATGCGCTTCACAGTTCCAGCGGCGTGGTGTTTGACTGTTGTACGCATGCGCAAATAGGAAGCTGAAAATTTCTGGAGCAGCACCCCCACTAATTTTAGCCACGAGCCCCCACTggagaagagaaaagaaaacgcCTAGACGCAGACGCGCTTAGGAAAACCAAGACGCAGTCGCATGCTTCTGACGAAGTTTCACGAATTCAGTATAAAAGGCCCCAGGATCGCAAAACACTGCGTCCAGACGCGCTTAGGACCCACGTCAATCCTCTAACGAGTGTGTCTATTCGACAGATGTGATTCCACTAACCAGGTGAAAGAATTGAATTTTGATTTTACATATTCACTGTTATGTAGACGGTCATTCATGCCGCTGTTAAACGTTGTCGTTATTAAAATGTACACAGTGGGCCTCGATTGATGGTACAAATTATAATAACTTATAATTGCtcgtatttatttattgcttatgCTCTTAGTTTATTGTCACGCGAACTATAATGTATCGGAATAATTGTGAAAAGTAttttatatatgtgtatatagtGAATATTCTGTAACATACTAATATATTACTTATACTACATTTTATACATACCTATGTACTTtgcatattttgcatatttttcgtgcATAAATGTCAAATGCATGTTACATATTTATCGTGCATAAACTTCTGCAGTCTGTCATAGAGATAGTACGGctcaaaataagaaaaaattaagaatcAGCATATTATATGATTGTAATAAATGATAAACTGGTATCCCTTGGGATTTGTTACACTTGATCTTAATAATTtgcttatatttttttattagtttAAAGTTAGTCATCGATCGAAATCAGTTGATTTTTTAGCAATGAAAATTAGCGTAGACGCTTGTTATggacacttgaaaaatttatttgcaagTTTGGTAAACATGATAATCATGGTGTTTACCTTGGTGTATTTTGAATGACGGTCGAATGTCAACAAGAagcttcaaaatcttttttaagATAATAATCCAAGAATAGACTGCTAGATTGTGTTACTAGGTAATGTTTGTTGACTCGAGACTGATATTGCTGTTGCTATTAATGAGTTTATTAAGAAAACCTTAGAAAGACACTTTAGATGCGTAACATACCAAGTTGTCAATGAATGATAGTCT is a window encoding:
- the LOC143359535 gene encoding lysosomal acid glucosylceramidase-like produces the protein MWKIVLFFGFLLLAEGQSDGCVPKSYGHDKIVCVCNATYCDETPEQNPKVPVHGSFYWYVSAKDGRRMSFSEKQFGDCPNTLFGPLTLNVDSSEQYQKILGFGGAFTDSVGIQLKKLSQPVVDKLLCAYYCKEGSRYSLGRLPIGGTDFSTKPYTYDDHDNDLTLKQFSLAPEDYNYKIPFIQQAQKLNPELLLVSAAWSAPAWMKSNDKINGHGFLKTEYYDLYADYILKFLDAYYKNGINVWAVSTGNEPINSYIPFDPLNSMGWTSKTVGAWVGNNLGPKLAASSRNNTKILLLDDQRIFLPWFIEKVFTNEMALHYAAGVAVHFYADIISSPNVLTQTHNAFPDKFILMTEACTGTGPFNKHVDLGSWDRGERYMSSILDYVNNWSVGWIDWNLALDETGGPNWIHNYVDSPIIINATSGEFYKQPMYYALHHFSRFLERGSTRIAITDDIQVKSTAFVTPSNEIVVVLFNTWDIPRNVVVNDRKKGKLCVELPPRSMHTIIYGN